A stretch of Myroides oncorhynchi DNA encodes these proteins:
- a CDS encoding YceD family protein → MNIEKDFLIPFTGLKNGKHSFDFKVDDRFFENYNYSDFNHINAEINVLLDKKINLFELHFTSKGFANVPCDVTNQDFDLPIDSEIDLVVKFGEVYNDDHDEILVIPYTAHQINVAQYIYEMIALAIPQKRVHPGVKDGTLDSEALDYLGYVHEEEKDEDDDFGGLFDDEDDEIFGLIDDLENDEEEETEEENTNKDIDPRWAELKKLLTDK, encoded by the coding sequence ATGAATATTGAAAAAGACTTTTTAATACCTTTCACAGGATTAAAAAACGGCAAGCATTCGTTTGATTTTAAAGTAGATGATCGTTTTTTCGAAAACTATAACTACAGCGATTTCAATCATATAAATGCTGAAATAAACGTTCTTTTAGACAAGAAAATCAATTTATTTGAGTTGCATTTCACTAGTAAAGGGTTCGCAAATGTACCTTGTGACGTGACAAATCAGGATTTCGACTTACCAATAGATAGTGAAATTGACTTGGTAGTTAAATTCGGAGAAGTTTATAATGATGACCACGATGAGATACTCGTTATTCCATATACGGCACATCAAATAAATGTAGCTCAATATATCTATGAAATGATAGCTCTGGCAATCCCACAAAAAAGGGTTCACCCAGGAGTAAAAGACGGGACATTAGACTCAGAAGCTTTAGACTATCTAGGTTACGTTCACGAAGAGGAGAAAGATGAAGACGATGACTTCGGAGGTTTATTTGATGATGAAGATGATGAAATCTTCGGTTTAATAGACGACCTTGAGAACGATGAAGAAGAAGAGACAGAAGAAGAGAATACAAACAAAGATATTGACCCTAGATGGGCAGAATTAAAGAAACTATTAACGGATAAATAA
- the accC gene encoding acetyl-CoA carboxylase biotin carboxylase subunit — MFKKILIANRGEIALRVIRTCKEMGIKTVAVYSTADADSLHVRFADEAVCIGPAPSNLSYLKISNIIAAAEITNADAIHPGYGFLSENAKFSKICQEHGVKFIGAGPEMIEKMGDKATAKETMKLAGVPTVPGSEGLLESLEHAKKTAKAIGYPVMMKATAGGGGKGMREIFKEEELDKAWESARQEAAAAFGNDGMYMEKLILDPRHIEIQVVGDSYGKACHLSERDCSIQRRHQKLTEETPSPFMTDELRQKMGDAAVKAAEFIKYEGAGTIEFLVDRDRNFYFMEMNTRIQVEHPITEQVIDYDLIREQILVAAGTPISGKNYLPKMHSIECRINAEDPFNDFRPSPGRITTLHTPGGHGVRLDTHVYSGYSIPPNYDSMIAKLITTAQTREEAINKMRRALDEFVIEGIKTTIPFHRQLMDDPNYIAGNYTTAFMESFVMKPLEEV; from the coding sequence ATGTTTAAAAAAATATTAATCGCTAATAGAGGTGAAATTGCCTTACGTGTTATCAGAACATGTAAAGAAATGGGCATAAAAACTGTAGCAGTTTACTCTACTGCGGATGCAGATAGCTTACACGTACGCTTTGCGGACGAGGCTGTATGTATCGGACCCGCTCCAAGTAACTTATCTTATTTAAAGATTTCAAATATTATAGCTGCTGCTGAGATTACGAATGCAGATGCTATACACCCAGGATATGGATTCTTATCTGAGAATGCTAAATTCTCTAAAATCTGTCAAGAGCACGGTGTTAAATTCATCGGTGCTGGACCAGAGATGATCGAAAAAATGGGAGACAAAGCTACAGCTAAAGAAACAATGAAACTAGCTGGAGTACCAACAGTACCAGGATCTGAAGGATTACTAGAATCACTAGAACACGCTAAAAAAACAGCAAAAGCTATCGGTTACCCAGTAATGATGAAAGCAACTGCTGGTGGTGGAGGTAAAGGAATGCGCGAGATCTTCAAGGAAGAAGAATTAGATAAAGCATGGGAAAGTGCACGTCAAGAAGCTGCTGCTGCATTTGGTAACGATGGTATGTACATGGAGAAATTAATCCTTGATCCACGTCATATCGAAATCCAAGTAGTGGGAGATTCATACGGTAAAGCTTGTCACCTTTCTGAGCGTGATTGTTCTATCCAAAGACGTCATCAGAAATTAACAGAAGAAACACCTTCTCCATTCATGACAGATGAATTGAGACAAAAAATGGGTGATGCTGCTGTAAAAGCTGCTGAATTCATTAAGTATGAAGGTGCTGGTACTATCGAATTCTTAGTAGATAGAGATAGAAACTTCTACTTTATGGAAATGAACACTCGTATCCAAGTAGAACACCCAATAACAGAACAAGTAATTGATTACGATTTAATTAGAGAGCAAATCCTAGTTGCAGCTGGTACACCAATTTCTGGTAAAAACTACTTGCCAAAAATGCACTCTATAGAATGTCGTATCAATGCTGAGGATCCATTTAACGACTTCCGTCCATCTCCAGGTAGAATAACTACTCTACATACTCCAGGTGGTCACGGTGTACGTTTAGATACTCACGTTTATTCTGGATACTCTATTCCGCCTAACTATGACTCTATGATTGCTAAATTGATCACTACCGCTCAAACTAGAGAAGAAGCGATTAATAAAATGAGAAGAGCATTAGACGAATTTGTGATTGAAGGAATTAAAACGACAATCCCATTCCACAGACAATTAATGGATGACCCAAACTATATTGCTGGTAATTATACAACAGCATTTATGGAATCATTTGTAATGAAACCATTAGAAGAGGTTTAA
- the rpmF gene encoding 50S ribosomal protein L32: MAHPKRKTSKTRRDKRRTHYKAVAPTIATCPVTGEAHLYHRAYWHEGKMYYRGQVVIDKTTQVEA; this comes from the coding sequence ATGGCACATCCTAAGAGAAAAACCTCGAAAACAAGAAGAGATAAGAGAAGAACTCATTACAAAGCTGTAGCTCCAACAATTGCTACATGTCCTGTAACAGGAGAAGCTCACTTATATCACAGAGCTTACTGGCATGAAGGAAAAATGTACTACAGAGGGCAAGTTGTAATTGACAAAACAACTCAAGTAGAGGCATAA
- the accB gene encoding acetyl-CoA carboxylase biotin carboxyl carrier protein yields MDIREIQNLIKFVAKSGATEVKLEMDDFKITIKTTEAGNTETTYIQQVPVGSALAQAPLAQQNVAPAAPVAATEPAQTEDSKYITVKSPIIGTFYRKPAPDKEPFAEVGKTIKTGDVVCVIEAMKLFNEIESEISGKIVKVLVDDASPVEFDQPLFLVDPS; encoded by the coding sequence ATGGACATTAGAGAGATTCAAAACTTAATCAAGTTCGTAGCGAAATCAGGTGCTACAGAAGTAAAATTAGAAATGGATGATTTTAAAATCACCATCAAAACAACTGAGGCAGGTAATACTGAAACTACTTACATCCAACAAGTACCAGTAGGTTCAGCTTTAGCTCAAGCACCGTTAGCTCAACAAAATGTAGCACCAGCTGCACCAGTAGCTGCGACAGAACCAGCTCAAACTGAAGATTCGAAATACATCACTGTAAAATCACCAATTATTGGTACATTCTACAGAAAACCTGCTCCAGATAAAGAACCTTTTGCAGAAGTAGGTAAAACGATCAAAACAGGAGACGTAGTTTGTGTAATTGAAGCAATGAAACTATTCAACGAAATAGAATCTGAGATTTCTGGTAAAATCGTTAAAGTATTAGTTGACGATGCTTCACCAGTAGAATTTGATCAACCATTATTCTTAGTTGATCCATCTTAA
- a CDS encoding beta-ketoacyl-ACP synthase III: MTKIHAAITAIGCYLPEDKLTNVDLEKLVDTNDEWITSRTGIKERRILKKPGEGASYMAIKAAEDLLRKSGTDPKDIDCVILSTATPDMPVAITGVYVASKIGATNAFSFDLQAACSSFLYGMSVASAYIESGRYKKVLLIGADKMSSIIDYTDRATCIIFGDAAGAVLFEPNTEGYGVQDEYLRSDGVGREFLKIEAGGSILPASAETVVNKQHYVFQDGKTVFKYAVSNMADVSEKVMQRNNLTQEDVTWLAAHQANKRIIDATAHRMGLDDSKVLMNIERYGNTTSATLPLLLCDYEKQLKKGDNIIFATFGGGFTWGAMYLKWAYTAK, translated from the coding sequence ATGACAAAAATACACGCAGCCATTACAGCGATTGGATGTTACCTACCAGAAGACAAGTTGACGAATGTTGACCTAGAAAAACTGGTAGACACAAACGACGAATGGATAACGAGCCGCACAGGAATTAAAGAAAGAAGAATTCTTAAAAAACCTGGAGAAGGTGCTTCATATATGGCTATTAAAGCCGCAGAAGATTTATTACGCAAATCTGGTACAGATCCTAAGGATATAGACTGTGTAATACTATCAACAGCTACACCAGATATGCCTGTAGCAATTACAGGAGTGTATGTTGCCTCAAAAATTGGAGCAACCAATGCATTTTCATTTGATTTACAAGCAGCTTGTTCTAGCTTTTTATATGGTATGTCAGTAGCTTCTGCATATATAGAATCAGGTAGATATAAGAAAGTGTTATTAATCGGGGCAGATAAGATGTCTTCGATTATTGATTATACTGACCGTGCTACTTGTATCATCTTTGGAGATGCTGCAGGAGCAGTTTTATTCGAACCTAATACTGAAGGTTACGGAGTACAAGACGAATACTTAAGAAGTGACGGCGTAGGTCGTGAGTTTTTAAAAATAGAAGCAGGTGGATCTATCCTACCAGCTAGTGCAGAAACAGTTGTAAACAAACAACACTACGTATTCCAAGATGGAAAAACAGTATTTAAATATGCTGTATCTAATATGGCTGATGTAAGTGAAAAAGTAATGCAACGCAACAATCTTACTCAAGAAGATGTGACTTGGTTAGCTGCACACCAAGCAAACAAGCGAATCATCGATGCAACAGCTCACAGAATGGGATTAGATGATTCTAAGGTATTAATGAATATCGAAAGATACGGAAATACAACGTCTGCCACTTTACCATTACTACTTTGCGATTACGAAAAACAACTTAAAAAGGGTGATAATATAATTTTCGCTACTTTTGGAGGTGGTTTCACGTGGGGTGCAATGTACTTAAAGTGGGCGTACACAGCGAAATAA